A single genomic interval of Nymphalis io chromosome 30, ilAglIoxx1.1, whole genome shotgun sequence harbors:
- the LOC126779982 gene encoding zinc finger protein 383-like, producing MEELCTACLCSGRYLFYIEGTDLQQPYIQILNEISISENMLSVSIRICWECKAMLHRFLKFKRQAQYCYKELLDYNTTDFKNVIKKPPKLQMHSVHSISYPESEIKVEIDDLNVKDEITDNDETHYEPETFVNDLVVDDDVKNKKVKKITKKKTKQKVKLKKKNLEVKKTIKVASDVEPECLDSETESKKWFVNETDEFKCKDCGVIFKDEAELQSHVESEHTVEETVQKNGVRPRSKEQLPEKPQCVECGKIFSSRKTYRYHLNVLHKGQNRYPCPRCGKVYQWKSNLGRHMRSHKARDSGELHCRTCDKRFASVATYRQHLRVSRRHVAETDFTFMCNECGKRFVNKTRLRDHVDWEHLNKIKFRCQLCDKPFKCHTSLYVHMQNVHRNKEKKDNLCHVCGKSYQNAAKLKYHIVAMHTSETPYSCEQCSAAFGWYSSLYRHVREVHYKMKIQPKKTKKSKKLSAELPSPGPV from the exons ATGGAGGAATTATGCACAGCCTGTTTATGCTCAGGGCGTTATTTGTTTTACATCGAAGGGACCGATCTGCAACAgccttatattcaaatattaaatgaaatttct ATTTCAGAGAACATGTTGTCTGTTAGCATCCGTATTTGCTGGGAGTGTAAGGCTATGTTACATCGCTTTTTAAAATTCAAGAGGCAAGCGCAATACTGCTATAAAGAATTACTGGATTAT AATACGACGgactttaaaaatgttataaaaaagccTCCAAAGTTACAAATGCATTCCGTACACAGTATTAGTTATCCGGAGAGTGAAATTAAAGTTGAAATCGATGATCTCAATGTTAAAGATGAAATAACGGACAACGATGAAACTCACTACGAGCCGGAGACGTTTGTAAATGATTTAGTTGTAGACGACgatgttaaaaataagaaaGTTAAAAAG ataacaaaaaagaaaacaaaacaaaaagtcAAGTTAAAAAAGAAGAATTTAGAAGTAAAGAAGACAATAAAAGTAGCGAGCGACGTTGAACCGGAGTGCCTTGACAGTGAGACAGAGAGCAAGAAGTGGTTTGTGAATGAGACTGACGAGTTTAAATGTAAGGACTGTGGGGTGATCTTCAAAGATGAGGCGGAGTTACAGAGCCATGTGGAGAGTGAACATACAGTTGAG GAGACGGTTCAGAAGAACGGCGTGAGACCGCGCAGCAAGGAGCAGCTGCCGGAGAAGCCGCAGTGTGTCGAGTGCGGAAAGATCTTCAGCTCACGGAAGACGTACAGATATCACCTCAA CGTACTGCACAAAGGACAGAACCGATATCCGTGTCCGAGATGCGGGAAAGTCTATCAGTGGAAATCGAACCTGGGACGGCATATGAGGAGTCATAAG GCGCGCGACTCGGGCGAGCTGCACTGCCGCACGTGCGACAAGCGCTTCGCGTCCGTCGCCACCTACCGGCAGCACCTGCGGGTGTCGCGCAGACACGTCGCCGAGACAGACTTCAC TTTCATGTGCAACGAGTGCGGCAAGCGGTTCGTGAACAAGACCCGCCTGCGCGACCACGTCGATTGGGAACACCTCAACAAGATCAAGTTCCGCTGTCAGCTCTGCGACAAG CCGTTCAAGTGCCACACGTCGCTCTACGTGCACATGCAGAACGTACACAGGAATAAGGAGAAGAAGGACAACCTGTGCCACGTCTGCGGGAAGTCCTATCAG AACGCGGCCAAGCTGAAGTACCACATAGTGGCGATGCACACGAGCGAGACGCCCTACTCGTGCGAGCAGTGCAGCGCCGCCTTCGGCTGGTACTCGTCGCTCTACCGACACGTGCGGGAGGTGCACTACAAG atgaaAATCCAACCGAAAAAGACAAAGAAAAGCAAGAAGTTATCAGCCGAGCTGCCGTCCCCGGGGCCCGTCTAG
- the LOC126780039 gene encoding mitochondrial ribosome-associated GTPase 2, whose translation MRLAILYRGPKLAFSQITRNLSNENVPKALRSLKSKSTRNNAQYYVDYCRVRAVGGNGGDGCVSFLSAWCKEHAGPDGGDGGHGGHVIFQATHSKKSLNHCKSVIQAKHGDKGSRKDCNGKNAQHIVIEVPLGTIIKDSNGRVVGDLEEEGTMFVAARGGAGGRGNKFFLTDTEQAPMIAEFGATGETYQYTLEVRSMAHLGLIGFPNAGKSTLLRAITRARPTVAPHPFTTLRPHIGMVPYDDYEQVAIADLPGLIPGSHKNYGLGIQFLQHVERCRGLIFLLDGSSSPAAQYASLCREVALYSRALAARPRCVVVNKVDLPAGRRAYEQLRRHQRALPLSAKTGAHLAEFLRVVRDMYDADAA comes from the exons ATGAGACTTGCAATATTATATCGTGGCCCTAAATTAGCATTTTCACAAATAACTCGTAATCTATCAAATGAAAACGTGCCGAAAGCTTTGCGTAGTCTAAAATCAAAGTCTACTCGTAATAACGCACAGTATTACGTAGATTATTGTAGAGTTCGAGCTGTTGGTGGGAATGGGGGTGATGGGTGTGTTTCTTTTCTAAGTGCATGGTGCAAGGAACACGCGGGGCCCGATGGAGGGGACGGTGGTCATGGGGGTCACGTAATTTTTCag GCTACACACTCCAAAAAGAGTTTGAACCATTGCAAGTCAGTAATTCAAGCTAAGCACGGTGACAAAGGTTCCCGGAAGGACTGCAATGGCAAAAATGCTCAGCACATTGTCATAGAAGTGCCACTAG GTACAATAATAAAGGATAGCAATGGCCGTGTCGTTGGAGATCTAGAGGAGGAGGGTACGATGTTCGTCGCGGCGAGGGGGGGAGCTGGGGGGAGGGGGAATAAATTCTTCCTGACGGATACAGAACAA GCCCCAATGATAGCCGAGTTCGGTGCAACGGGCGAGACCTACCAGTACACACTGGAGGTGCGGTCCATGGCCCACCTCGGCCTCATCGGGTTCCCCAACGCTGGGAAGAGCACCCTTCTGCGGGCGATCACCCGCGCCAGGCCCACCGTCGCCCCCCACCCCTTCACCACGCTCCGACCACACATCG GGATGGTCCCGTACGATGACTACGAACAAGTCGCGATAGCTGACTTGCCCGGTTTGATACCCGGGTCGCACAAGAACTACGGTTTGG GCATCCAGTTCCTGCAGCACGTGGAGCGCTGCCGCGGGCTGATCTTCCTGCTGGACGGCAGCAGCTCGCCCGCTGCGCAGTACGCGTCGCTGTGCCGCGAGGTGGCGCTGTACAGCCGCGCGCTCGCCGCCCGGCCGCGCTGCGTCGTGGTCAACAAGGTGGACCTGCCGGCCGGGCGGCGCGCGTACGAGCAGCTGCGCCGGCACCAGCGCGCGCTGCCGCTCTCCGCCAAGACCGGTGCCCACCTGGCGGAGTTCCTCAGGGTCGTGCGCGACATGTACGACGCGGACGCTGCGTAG